GCCCTAACACATATAAGATCAAGAAGACTCAATGCACTTATGAAAGGAAAATAACAATGTATGCGTATTTAAAAGGCAAATTAGCTTATAAAACACCTGATTATGCTGTGGTAGATGTAAATGGTGTTGGTTATAAAGTATTTACAACCAATGTGTCGGGCTTTAATAAAAATGAAAATATTCAACTTTTTACATATCTGAATGTAAGAGAGACAGAAATGACCCTTTATGGCTTTGTTAATCAGGAGGATTTAAGGCTCTTTGAACAGCTAATTACAGTAAATGGAATTGGTCCTAAAGTAGCTTTAAACATTCTTAATCATATAAGTGCCAAGGATTTTTATGTAGCAGTTATGTATGACGATGAAAAGGCTTTAACTAAATTGCCTGGTATAGGTAAAAAAACAGCCAAAAGAATTATTTTAGATCTTAAAGAAAAACTAAGTAAAATGGATATAACAACAGAAATGGAGGCTGTTTCACTAAATGAAGTAACAAGCAAGCCGAATAGTGCTTTGGGTGAAGTGATTGAGGCACTTATTGCTTTAGGTTATGATGCCTCAGTAGCCAATAGGGTTGCTAAAACGCAATCTAAAGCCAAGCCAGATTATACAGTTGAACAGCTATTAAAGCTGTGTTTACGTAGCTTAGCGACAATGTAAGGGGTGTAAAAATGATAGAAGCAGAAGGCAGAATAATTTCGTCAGAGCCAAAAGTTGAGGACAAGCAGTTTGAAACAAACCTACGTCCTCGACATTTTCATGAATATATAGGACAAAAAAAAGTAAAAGAAAATCTTAAAATATTTATATCTGCTGCTAAAGCCCGTAGTGAATCGCTTGATCACGTTTTATTATATGGGCCCCCGGGGTTAGGTAAAACTACCTTAGCTCATATCATTGCTAATGAGCTAGGTGCCAATCTACGCTCTACATCGGGTCCTGCCATCGAAAGGCCCGGAGATTTGGCTGCTATTTTAACCAATTTAGATGAGAGAGATGTATTGTTTATTGATGAGGTGCATAGATTAAATCGCTCGGTTGAGGAAATACTATATTCAGCAA
This Clostridium sp. 'deep sea' DNA region includes the following protein-coding sequences:
- the ruvA gene encoding Holliday junction branch migration protein RuvA, which encodes MYAYLKGKLAYKTPDYAVVDVNGVGYKVFTTNVSGFNKNENIQLFTYLNVRETEMTLYGFVNQEDLRLFEQLITVNGIGPKVALNILNHISAKDFYVAVMYDDEKALTKLPGIGKKTAKRIILDLKEKLSKMDITTEMEAVSLNEVTSKPNSALGEVIEALIALGYDASVANRVAKTQSKAKPDYTVEQLLKLCLRSLATM